One window of Triticum dicoccoides isolate Atlit2015 ecotype Zavitan chromosome 5A, WEW_v2.0, whole genome shotgun sequence genomic DNA carries:
- the LOC119301440 gene encoding putative F-box protein At3g23960, with protein MSSPSKTLMMRGKKAKVVEGNAQLLCSDALTEVFHRLPARTLASCRMVCKSWMSLLSDVHFVHEHLNRSQQKLLLFANDRANDRSLAMVLADANGYMYQLSRPLVAQTLFVHNSCNGLLCLGDSKGAVELLNPTTGESLVLPKPMYTAGSSQFSSCNWHCLGFCPSTKQHKIAHFYPGAHAGSLEVLCEIYTIGDRDWRQIGSLRGAPIDRGIHVNGSVYYLTRFRYISSSRINCLDLQREKFDVLMLPPRKTYGGHCSLSELEGKLCLLVVDGALEGIPRTMDILMLDDDDKQSWTHRYHISLPPLMQSCYFTPRHTLFHDSKIWVQLFARNLYCYDPNSNSEELEIACPESEFPFSIHTFVESIIPLRQDNFIKKIQ; from the coding sequence ATGTCCTCGCCTAGCAAGACTTTGATGATGAGAGGGAAGAAAGCAAAGGTAGTGGAGGGGAATGCTCAGCTGCTCTGCAGTGATGCGCTCACCGAGGTCTTCCACAGGCTGCCTGCCCGCACCCTCGCTTCTTGCAGGATGGTATGCAAATCCTGGATGTCATTGCTTTCCGATGTGCATTTTGTTCACGAGCACCTGAACCGAAGCCAGCAGAAGTTGCTGCTCTTTGCAAATGACAGAGCAAATGATAGGTCTCTTGCCATGGTGCTCGCAGACGCCAATGGATACATGTACCAGCTGTCTAGGCCCTTGGTTGCTCAGACCCTGTTTGTGCACAACTCTTGCAACGGCCTGCTCTGCCTAGGTGACAGTAAAGGAGCAGTGGAGTTGCTCAACCCGACAACCGGTGAATCTCTTGTGTTGCCGAAGCCAATGTACACTGCAGGAAGCAGCCAATTCTCATCATGCAACTGGCACTGCTTGGGGTTTTGCCCGTCAACTAAGCAACACAAGATTGCACATTTTTACCCGGGAGCTCATGCTGGTTCTCTCGAGGTGCTCTGCGAGATATACACAATTGGAGATAGAGACTGGAGACAAATTGGGAGTCTCCGTGGGGCACCAATTGATAGAGGTATACATGTGAATGGTTCAGTGTATTATTTGACAAGGTTCCGTTATATCTCTTCATCACGTATCAATTGTTTGGATCTTCAACGTGAAAAGTTTGATGTCTTAATGCTTCCTCCACGCAAGACCTATGGAGGGCATTGTTCTTTGTCTGAGCTCGAGGGAAAACTATGTTTGTTAGTTGTGGATGGTGCGCTTGAAGGTATACCTCGTACAATGGACATATTAATGCTCGATGACGATGATAAGCAGAGTTGGACTCATAGATACCACATATCTTTGCCTCCGTTGATGCAATCATGTTATTTCACTCCAAGACACACACTTTTTCATGATTCCAAAATTTGGGTGCAGTTGTTTGCTCGGAACCTATACTGCTATGATCCAAATTCAAACTCTGAGGAATTGGAGATTGCCTGTCCagaatctgagtttcctttcagcaTTCATACGTTTGTTGAAAGTATAATTCCTCTGCGTCAAGATAATTTCATCAAGAAGATACAGTGA